A genomic segment from Heptranchias perlo isolate sHepPer1 chromosome 18, sHepPer1.hap1, whole genome shotgun sequence encodes:
- the uqcc6 gene encoding ubiquinol-cytochrome-c reductase complex assembly factor 6, with protein MPAGVSWSRYLKMLGTSILAMFAGAEVVHRYYRPDLSIPEIPPKPGELKTELLGLKDQMQTHNSEKH; from the exons ATGCCTGCAGGGGTGTCCTGGTCTCGTTACCTAAAGATGCTGGGGACTAGCATTCTAGCAATGTTTGCAGGAGCAGAAGTCGTCCACAGGTACTACAGACCAGATTTG agTATACCAGAAATTCCACCTAAACCAGGTGAGCTTAAAACAGAACTTCTGGGACTGAAAGACCAAATGCAAACTCATAATTCTGAAAAACACTGA